One part of the Streptomyces lienomycini genome encodes these proteins:
- a CDS encoding ArsR/SmtB family transcription factor, which translates to MTAGAGGTDQEEPSHEVLGRAAEAFGLLAAPARLHIVWLLARGEKDVSGLAEQVGGALPAVSQHLSKLKLAGLVRSRREGRRQVYYVDDPGVVAVVRLMIGQLTEQEREQGARPLRRLRGTGA; encoded by the coding sequence GTGACGGCAGGAGCGGGGGGAACGGACCAGGAGGAACCGTCCCACGAGGTGCTGGGCCGGGCGGCGGAGGCGTTCGGCCTGCTCGCCGCCCCCGCGCGGCTGCACATCGTCTGGCTCCTCGCCCGGGGGGAGAAGGACGTCAGCGGCCTGGCCGAGCAGGTCGGCGGCGCGCTGCCGGCCGTCAGCCAGCATCTGTCGAAGCTGAAGCTGGCCGGCCTGGTGCGCTCCCGCCGCGAGGGCCGCCGCCAGGTGTACTACGTCGACGACCCGGGCGTCGTGGCGGTGGTGCGCCTCATGATCGGGCAGCTCACCGAGCAGGAGCGCGAGCAGGGCGCCCGGCCGCTGCGCCGGCTGCGCGGGACCGGTGCCTGA
- a CDS encoding GNAT family N-acetyltransferase, giving the protein MTLENHTWSHRLDEVDLEELSRLYLLAPLGDKPPEVLATVFGNSRYTCFVHAGDVLVGAGRALADGVDCAYIADVAVHPEHQGRGLGSDIVRRLLELADGHKKIILYAAPGTEDFYRRLGFLHMNTAMAVWSDPRRAVDTGLLRPEE; this is encoded by the coding sequence GTGACGTTGGAGAACCACACCTGGTCCCACCGCCTCGACGAGGTGGACCTGGAGGAGCTGTCCCGGCTGTATCTGCTGGCTCCCTTGGGCGACAAACCCCCCGAGGTGCTCGCCACGGTGTTCGGCAACAGCCGCTACACCTGCTTCGTCCACGCCGGTGACGTGCTCGTCGGCGCGGGGCGGGCGCTGGCCGACGGGGTCGACTGCGCCTACATCGCCGACGTGGCCGTCCATCCCGAGCATCAGGGGCGGGGCCTCGGGTCGGACATCGTCCGCAGGCTCCTGGAACTGGCGGACGGCCACAAGAAGATCATCCTCTACGCCGCCCCCGGCACCGAGGACTTCTACCGCAGGCTCGGCTTCCTCCACATGAACACGGCGATGGCGGTCTGGTCCGACCCGCGACGAGCCGTCGACACGGGGCTGCTCCGCCCGGAGGAATGA
- a CDS encoding aspartate kinase, with the protein MGLVVQKYGGSSVADAEGIKRVAKRIVEAKKNGNQVVAVVSAMGDTTDELIDLAEQVSPIPAGRELDMLLTAGERISMALLAMAIKNLGHEAQSFTGSQAGVITDSVHNKARIIDVTPGRIRTSVDEGNVAIVAGFQGVSQDSKDITTLGRGGSDTTAVALAAALDADVCEIYTDVDGVFTADPRVVPKAKKIDWISFEDMLELAANGSKVLLHRCVEYARRYNIPIHVRSSFSGLQGTWVSSEPIKQGEKQVEQALISGVAHDTSEAKITVVGVPDKPGEAASIFRTIADAQVNIDMVVQNVSAASTGLTDISFTLPKSEGRKAIDALEKNRSGIGFDSLRYDDQIGKISLVGAGMKSHPGVTADFFTALSDAGVNIELISTSEIRISVVTRKDDVNEAVRAVHSAFGLDSDSDEAVVYGGTGR; encoded by the coding sequence GTGGGCCTTGTCGTGCAGAAGTACGGAGGCTCCTCCGTAGCCGATGCCGAAGGCATCAAGCGCGTCGCCAAGCGGATCGTGGAAGCGAAGAAGAACGGCAACCAGGTGGTCGCCGTAGTTTCCGCGATGGGCGACACGACGGACGAGCTGATCGATCTCGCCGAGCAGGTATCCCCGATCCCTGCCGGACGAGAACTCGACATGCTGCTGACCGCCGGAGAGCGTATCTCCATGGCGCTGCTGGCCATGGCGATCAAAAACCTGGGCCACGAGGCCCAGTCGTTCACCGGCAGCCAGGCCGGAGTCATCACCGACTCGGTCCACAACAAGGCCCGGATCATCGACGTCACGCCGGGCCGCATCCGCACCTCGGTGGACGAGGGCAACGTCGCCATCGTGGCCGGCTTCCAGGGCGTCAGCCAGGACAGCAAGGACATCACCACGCTGGGCCGCGGCGGGTCCGACACCACGGCCGTCGCGCTCGCCGCCGCGCTCGACGCGGACGTCTGCGAGATCTACACCGACGTCGACGGCGTGTTCACCGCCGACCCGCGCGTGGTGCCGAAGGCGAAGAAGATCGACTGGATCTCCTTCGAGGACATGCTGGAGCTCGCGGCCAACGGTTCCAAGGTGCTCCTCCACCGCTGCGTGGAGTACGCCCGCCGGTACAACATCCCGATCCACGTCCGGTCCAGCTTCAGCGGACTGCAGGGTACGTGGGTCAGCAGCGAGCCGATCAAGCAAGGGGAAAAGCAGGTGGAGCAGGCCCTCATCTCCGGTGTCGCGCACGACACCTCGGAGGCGAAGATCACGGTCGTCGGCGTGCCGGACAAGCCGGGCGAGGCGGCCTCGATCTTCCGCACGATCGCCGACGCCCAGGTCAACATCGACATGGTCGTGCAGAACGTGTCCGCGGCCTCCACGGGCCTGACCGACATCTCCTTCACCCTCCCCAAGAGCGAGGGCCGCAAGGCCATCGACGCGCTGGAGAAGAACCGCTCCGGCATCGGCTTCGACTCGCTGCGCTACGACGACCAGATCGGCAAGATCTCCCTGGTCGGCGCGGGCATGAAGAGCCACCCGGGCGTCACCGCCGACTTCTTCACCGCCCTCTCCGACGCCGGTGTGAACATCGAGCTGATCTCGACATCCGAGATCCGCATCTCGGTCGTCACCCGCAAGGACGACGTGAACGAGGCCGTGCGCGCGGTGCACAGCGCCTTCGGGCTCGACTCCGACAGCGACGAGGCAGTCGTCTACGGAGGCACCGGCCGCTGA
- a CDS encoding LysR family transcriptional regulator, which produces MELQQMRYVLAVAETMSFTRAAERCLVVQSALSHQIARLERELGARLFERTTRRVRLTPAGEAFLPAARQCLAAAERAADEVAAAVGEVRGQLRVGVISSVAAVDIPRTLRDFRGRYPRVRVSLRVGASEELVERVGEGDVQVAFLGLPTTARPQGVEAHVIGRDRLVAVVSPDHPLAGGGPVDLRRLAEEEFVDLPAKTAGRTQSDLAFSAAGLTRDVAFEVTNTHFLARLVGQGLGVAMLPSAYVPQLSGVTTIQVTDAPARVEYVVWPPGSRTPAATAFLRLLGVPGMPHVRDAPDVGEET; this is translated from the coding sequence ATGGAGCTCCAGCAGATGCGCTACGTGCTCGCGGTCGCCGAGACCATGAGCTTCACCCGGGCCGCCGAGCGCTGTCTCGTCGTCCAGTCCGCCCTCAGCCACCAGATCGCGCGGCTGGAGCGGGAACTGGGCGCCAGGCTCTTCGAGCGCACCACCCGCCGGGTGCGGCTGACACCGGCCGGGGAGGCGTTTCTCCCGGCCGCCCGCCAGTGCCTGGCCGCCGCCGAACGCGCGGCCGACGAGGTGGCCGCCGCCGTCGGCGAAGTCCGCGGACAGCTCCGCGTCGGCGTGATCTCGTCCGTCGCCGCCGTCGACATCCCGCGCACCCTGCGCGACTTCCGCGGGCGGTATCCGAGGGTGCGCGTGAGTCTGCGCGTGGGCGCGAGCGAGGAACTCGTCGAGCGGGTCGGAGAAGGGGACGTTCAGGTCGCCTTCCTCGGACTGCCGACCACCGCGCGCCCCCAGGGGGTCGAGGCCCACGTGATCGGCCGTGACCGGCTCGTCGCCGTGGTCTCCCCCGATCACCCGCTCGCCGGCGGAGGGCCGGTCGACCTGCGACGGCTCGCCGAGGAGGAGTTCGTTGACCTGCCGGCGAAGACCGCCGGCCGTACCCAGTCCGACCTGGCCTTCTCCGCCGCCGGCCTCACCCGTGACGTCGCCTTCGAGGTGACGAACACACACTTCCTGGCACGGCTGGTCGGACAGGGCCTCGGCGTGGCGATGCTGCCCTCCGCCTACGTGCCCCAGCTCAGCGGGGTGACCACGATCCAGGTCACCGACGCACCGGCCCGCGTCGAGTACGTCGTCTGGCCTCCCGGCAGCCGCACGCCCGCGGCGACCGCGTTCCTCCGCCTGCTCGGCGTACCGGGCATGCCGCATGTCCGGGACGCCCCGGACGTCGGCGAGGAGACGTGA
- a CDS encoding MFS transporter, whose amino-acid sequence MSAHVHEAPASTSSLKGWLGVAAITASLFVFLTTELMPVGLLTPLSESLDISVGVAGLMVTAQGVAAGLGVPFIVAWTRRVDRRPLLTTLLAVLALGNIVTAVSPNYPLILGTRLCMGFASGVFWAIGVSMAMRIVPERHANRAAAVVMSGISIATVVGIPLGTVIEARTDWRTTFGIWAGLSVLVLVAVAALVPSMPSRNAVSVREVFTLPVRNGQLRTVLFVVVFFVLGHFGAYTFVRPYLEDTADASSAFVTTVLIIFGVGGAVGNFVAGHTVNKSLHGTFVTGLVGLLTALLLLRLAGNGELGAVVALVLWGLSFGAVQLSQINMTLASAPDTFEAAMSLNTMAYNTCIALGALFGGLFVDHVGVTSVIWFGVVLAGASLLLRLVAGRGVR is encoded by the coding sequence ATGTCCGCACACGTCCACGAGGCCCCGGCCTCGACCTCGTCGCTGAAGGGATGGCTGGGCGTCGCCGCCATCACGGCCAGTCTCTTCGTCTTCCTGACCACCGAGCTGATGCCCGTGGGCCTGCTCACCCCGCTGAGCGAGAGCCTGGACATATCCGTCGGCGTCGCCGGTCTCATGGTCACCGCCCAGGGTGTCGCCGCGGGCCTCGGCGTACCGTTCATCGTCGCCTGGACCAGACGCGTCGACCGGCGCCCGCTGCTGACCACGCTGCTCGCGGTGCTCGCCCTGGGAAACATCGTCACCGCCGTCTCACCGAACTACCCTCTGATCCTCGGCACCCGGCTCTGCATGGGCTTCGCCAGCGGAGTCTTCTGGGCCATCGGCGTGAGCATGGCCATGCGGATCGTGCCCGAACGGCATGCGAACCGGGCCGCCGCGGTGGTGATGTCCGGCATCTCCATAGCCACGGTCGTCGGCATCCCCCTCGGCACCGTCATCGAGGCACGGACCGACTGGCGGACCACCTTCGGCATCTGGGCCGGCCTCAGCGTCCTGGTCCTCGTCGCCGTCGCGGCCCTCGTCCCCTCGATGCCGTCGCGGAACGCGGTGTCCGTCCGCGAGGTCTTCACCCTGCCGGTCAGGAACGGGCAGTTGCGCACCGTGCTGTTCGTCGTCGTCTTCTTCGTACTCGGACACTTCGGCGCCTACACGTTCGTGCGCCCCTACCTGGAGGACACCGCCGACGCCTCGTCCGCGTTCGTCACCACCGTCCTGATCATTTTCGGTGTCGGCGGCGCGGTCGGGAACTTCGTCGCCGGCCACACGGTGAACAAGAGCCTGCACGGCACCTTCGTCACCGGTCTCGTAGGGCTCCTGACGGCCCTGTTGCTGCTGCGCCTCGCCGGGAACGGGGAACTCGGCGCCGTCGTCGCGCTGGTCCTGTGGGGACTCTCCTTCGGCGCCGTGCAGCTGTCCCAGATCAACATGACGCTCGCCTCGGCGCCCGACACCTTCGAGGCCGCCATGTCGCTCAACACCATGGCGTACAACACCTGCATCGCGCTCGGCGCCCTCTTCGGCGGGCTGTTCGTCGACCACGTCGGCGTCACGAGCGTCATCTGGTTCGGCGTGGTCCTGGCCGGGGCCTCGCTGCTGCTGCGGCTCGTCGCCGGGCGGGGGGTGAGGTGA
- a CDS encoding SURF1 family protein, with translation MYRFLLTPRWWGINVFVVLAIPFCIFMGSWQLGRFEDRVQDHETASTQQESAAREAARPLTGMLPVDKATVGKQTTVSGHYEDQLLVPERKLDDREGFYVLTLLRTDAGQALPVVRGWLPGDPDPAKAPAPPTGEVTVTGALQAAESPGSNGVSGRSGWPEGQTGAISAATLLNLVPYDVYDAWVTLNAGDSGMRAVPVSAPQNSGLDLKAFQNLGYTAEWFAFVGFVIFMWFRLLRREVELTRDAELGLVTEDAETRVNPGSTGGAEGGRRADEAEAEAELTS, from the coding sequence GTGTACCGGTTTCTGCTGACGCCCCGATGGTGGGGGATCAACGTCTTCGTCGTCCTGGCCATCCCCTTCTGCATCTTCATGGGTTCCTGGCAGCTGGGCCGCTTCGAGGACCGGGTGCAGGACCACGAGACCGCCTCGACCCAGCAGGAGTCGGCGGCCCGGGAAGCGGCACGCCCGCTGACCGGGATGCTGCCGGTGGACAAGGCGACGGTCGGCAAGCAGACCACCGTGAGCGGCCACTACGAGGACCAGCTGCTCGTCCCGGAGCGCAAGCTGGACGACCGGGAGGGCTTCTACGTCCTCACCCTGCTGCGCACCGACGCCGGTCAGGCCCTGCCGGTCGTGCGCGGCTGGCTGCCCGGCGACCCCGACCCGGCGAAGGCCCCGGCCCCGCCCACCGGCGAGGTCACCGTCACCGGGGCGCTCCAGGCCGCCGAGTCACCCGGCAGCAACGGCGTCAGCGGCCGCTCCGGGTGGCCCGAGGGGCAGACCGGCGCGATCAGCGCGGCGACGCTGCTCAACCTCGTGCCCTACGACGTGTACGACGCGTGGGTCACGCTGAACGCGGGCGACTCCGGGATGCGGGCGGTGCCCGTGAGCGCGCCGCAGAACTCGGGGCTCGACCTGAAGGCGTTCCAGAACCTCGGCTACACCGCCGAGTGGTTCGCCTTCGTCGGCTTCGTGATCTTCATGTGGTTCCGGCTGCTGCGCCGCGAGGTCGAACTCACCCGCGACGCGGAGCTGGGCCTGGTCACGGAAGACGCGGAGACCCGGGTGAACCCGGGGAGCACGGGGGGCGCCGAGGGCGGGCGCAGGGCCGACGAGGCCGAGGCCGAGGCCGAACTGACCTCCTGA
- a CDS encoding SigE family RNA polymerase sigma factor, whose translation MPVIAPMPAARPARISNQRDGAEEVAAGTTVDHLTETYRAHYRSLLGLAALLLDDTASCEDVVQEAFIRVHSARKRVRDPEKTLAYLRQTVVNLSRSALRRRILGLKLLSKPMPDMASAEEGAYDQLERDSLIKAMKGLQRRQREVLVLRYFADMTEAQVAETLGISLGSVKAYGSRGIAALRVAMEAPV comes from the coding sequence ATGCCGGTGATCGCGCCGATGCCCGCAGCGCGGCCGGCCCGCATATCGAACCAGCGTGACGGCGCCGAGGAAGTGGCGGCGGGCACCACCGTCGACCACCTCACCGAGACCTACCGGGCGCACTACCGCTCGCTGCTCGGCCTCGCCGCCCTCCTCCTCGACGACACGGCCTCCTGCGAGGACGTGGTCCAGGAGGCATTCATTCGCGTCCACTCGGCGCGCAAACGCGTCCGCGACCCGGAGAAGACCCTGGCGTACCTGCGCCAGACCGTCGTCAATCTCTCGCGCTCGGCACTCCGCCGCCGCATCCTCGGCCTCAAACTCCTCTCCAAGCCCATGCCGGACATGGCGAGCGCGGAGGAGGGCGCCTACGACCAGCTGGAGCGGGACTCGCTGATCAAGGCGATGAAGGGGCTCCAGCGCCGCCAGCGCGAGGTCCTGGTCCTGCGCTACTTCGCGGACATGACGGAGGCCCAGGTCGCCGAGACGCTCGGCATATCGCTGGGCTCGGTGAAGGCGTACGGGTCGCGCGGGATCGCGGCGCTCAGGGTGGCCATGGAGGCACCGGTATGA
- a CDS encoding S9 family peptidase, with amino-acid sequence MPDWEKRFRAPRVSLPDWAEDAPDRSLFVSNATGTYELYAWDRSSGEQRQVTDRPNGTTDGVLAPDGDWIWWFDDKDGDEFGVWRRQPFAGGADEEAVPGLDPSYPAGLALGRDGRTAVIGRSTDEDGTTIHLARGDGGAPAEIYRHRESAGVGDLSHDGSLIAIEHTEHGDAMHSALRVLRPDGSTVAELDDTRGGEEELGLEVLGFAPVDGDTRLLIGHQRRGRWEPLVWDVATGEQTDLALELPGDVSAEWYPDGSGLLVVHGFEARSELFRYDFAERELTEIETPAGTVSGATARPDGTVEYLWSSAAEPSAVRSTTGRVVLDPPGMKSPRSVPVEDVWVEGPGGRIHALVQKPAGAAGPFPTVFDIHGGPTWHDSDSFAAGPAAWVDHGYAVVRVNYRGSTGYGRAWTDALKHRVGLIELEDVAAVREWAVTSGLADPERLILTGGSWGGYLTLLGVGTQPGAWALGIAAVPVADYVTAYHDEMEGLKALDRTLLGGTPEEVPERFEASSPLTYVDEVKAPVYISAGVNDPRCPIRQVENYVERLEARGAVHEVYRYDAGHGSLVVDERIKQVRLELDFAARHLA; translated from the coding sequence ATGCCCGACTGGGAGAAGCGCTTCCGGGCGCCGAGGGTCTCCCTGCCCGACTGGGCGGAGGACGCCCCTGACCGCTCCCTGTTCGTGTCGAACGCGACGGGGACGTACGAGCTGTACGCCTGGGACCGGTCGAGCGGCGAGCAGCGCCAGGTCACGGACCGGCCCAACGGCACGACGGACGGAGTGCTCGCGCCCGACGGCGACTGGATCTGGTGGTTCGACGACAAGGACGGCGACGAGTTCGGCGTCTGGCGCCGCCAGCCCTTCGCGGGCGGCGCGGACGAGGAGGCCGTGCCCGGTCTCGACCCCTCCTACCCGGCGGGCCTCGCCCTCGGCCGGGACGGCCGCACGGCGGTGATCGGCCGCTCCACCGACGAGGACGGTACGACGATCCACCTCGCGCGCGGGGACGGCGGCGCCCCGGCGGAGATCTACCGGCACCGCGAGTCCGCGGGCGTCGGCGACCTCTCCCACGACGGCTCCCTGATCGCGATCGAGCACACCGAGCACGGCGACGCCATGCACTCGGCGCTGCGCGTCCTGCGTCCCGACGGCAGCACGGTCGCCGAGCTGGACGACACCAGGGGCGGCGAGGAGGAGCTGGGCCTGGAGGTGCTGGGCTTCGCGCCGGTCGACGGCGACACCCGGCTGCTCATCGGCCATCAGCGCCGGGGCCGCTGGGAGCCGCTGGTGTGGGACGTGGCGACGGGCGAGCAGACCGACCTCGCGCTGGAGCTGCCCGGCGACGTCAGCGCCGAGTGGTATCCGGACGGCAGCGGGCTGCTGGTCGTGCACGGCTTCGAGGCCCGCAGCGAGCTGTTCCGCTACGACTTCGCCGAGCGCGAGCTGACGGAGATCGAGACCCCCGCGGGCACCGTATCCGGCGCGACCGCCCGGCCCGACGGGACCGTGGAGTACCTGTGGTCCTCGGCCGCCGAGCCGTCCGCCGTCCGCTCCACCACCGGCCGGGTCGTCCTGGACCCGCCCGGCATGAAGTCGCCCCGCTCGGTGCCGGTGGAGGACGTGTGGGTGGAGGGCCCGGGAGGCCGCATCCACGCCCTGGTCCAGAAGCCGGCGGGCGCGGCCGGTCCGTTCCCGACCGTCTTCGACATCCACGGCGGCCCCACCTGGCACGACAGCGACTCCTTCGCCGCGGGCCCGGCCGCCTGGGTCGACCACGGGTACGCGGTGGTCCGCGTCAACTACCGCGGCTCCACCGGGTACGGCCGTGCCTGGACCGACGCCCTCAAGCACCGGGTGGGGCTCATCGAGCTGGAGGACGTCGCGGCGGTGCGGGAGTGGGCGGTCACCTCGGGCCTCGCGGATCCCGAGCGTCTGATCCTCACCGGCGGCTCCTGGGGCGGCTACCTCACCCTCCTCGGCGTCGGCACCCAGCCCGGGGCGTGGGCGCTGGGCATCGCGGCCGTGCCCGTCGCCGACTACGTCACCGCGTACCACGACGAGATGGAGGGGCTGAAGGCCCTCGACCGCACCCTGCTGGGCGGCACCCCCGAGGAGGTGCCCGAGCGCTTCGAGGCGTCCTCGCCGCTGACCTACGTCGACGAGGTCAAGGCGCCCGTGTACATCTCCGCCGGCGTCAACGACCCGCGCTGCCCGATCCGCCAGGTCGAGAACTACGTCGAGCGCCTGGAGGCCAGGGGCGCCGTCCACGAGGTGTACCGCTACGACGCGGGCCACGGCTCCCTGGTCGTGGACGAACGGATCAAGCAGGTGCGCCTCGAGCTGGACTTCGCGGCGCGGCACCTGGCCTGA
- a CDS encoding aspartate-semialdehyde dehydrogenase: MSDTGRHGRAGRPTLAVVGATGAVGSVMLQILSQHADVWGDIRLIASPRSAGRKLAVRGEEVEVAALREEAFDGVDVAMFDVPDEVAAQWAPVAAAKGAVVVDNSGAFRMDPDVPLVVPEVNPHAVRMRPRGIIANPNCTTLSMIVALGALHAEFGLRELVVSSYQAVSGAGRDGVDTLRRQLSLVAGTELGTHPGDVRRAVGDDTGPFPEPVALNVVPWAGSLREDGWSSEEMKVRDESRKILGLPQLPVAVTCVRVPVVTTHSLTVHARFEGEVTVEGAREILATAPGVVLFDNPAAGEFPTPADAVGTDPTWVGRVRRALDDPTALELFVCGDNLRKGAALNTAQIAELVAAEFG, encoded by the coding sequence ATGTCCGACACCGGACGGCACGGCCGTGCCGGGCGGCCCACGCTCGCCGTCGTGGGCGCCACGGGGGCCGTCGGCTCGGTCATGCTCCAGATCCTGTCCCAGCACGCGGACGTCTGGGGCGACATCCGCCTGATCGCCTCGCCCCGCTCGGCCGGCCGCAAGCTGGCCGTGCGCGGCGAGGAGGTCGAGGTGGCGGCGCTCCGCGAGGAGGCCTTCGACGGGGTCGACGTCGCCATGTTCGACGTTCCCGACGAGGTCGCCGCCCAGTGGGCGCCGGTCGCCGCCGCCAAGGGCGCGGTGGTGGTCGACAACTCCGGCGCGTTCCGGATGGACCCGGACGTGCCGCTCGTCGTGCCCGAGGTCAACCCGCACGCGGTGCGGATGCGGCCCCGCGGCATCATCGCCAACCCGAACTGCACGACGCTGTCCATGATCGTGGCGTTGGGCGCGCTGCACGCCGAGTTCGGTCTGCGCGAGCTGGTCGTCTCCTCGTACCAGGCGGTCAGCGGGGCCGGGCGGGACGGCGTCGACACGCTCCGCCGGCAACTGTCGCTGGTGGCGGGCACCGAGCTGGGGACCCACCCCGGCGACGTGCGGCGGGCCGTCGGCGACGACACCGGGCCGTTCCCGGAGCCGGTCGCGCTGAACGTCGTACCGTGGGCCGGATCGCTGCGGGAGGACGGCTGGTCGTCGGAGGAGATGAAGGTGCGGGACGAGTCCCGCAAGATCCTCGGGCTGCCGCAGCTGCCGGTGGCGGTGACGTGCGTACGGGTCCCCGTGGTCACCACCCACTCCCTGACCGTGCACGCCCGTTTCGAGGGCGAGGTCACCGTCGAGGGGGCCCGGGAGATCCTGGCCACCGCGCCGGGCGTCGTGCTCTTCGACAACCCGGCCGCGGGAGAGTTCCCCACCCCCGCCGACGCGGTCGGTACCGACCCCACCTGGGTGGGCCGGGTACGCCGTGCCCTGGACGACCCGACGGCGCTCGAACTCTTCGTGTGCGGTGACAACCTGCGCAAGGGTGCCGCCCTGAACACCGCCCAGATCGCCGAGCTGGTGGCCGCCGAGTTCGGCTGA